TGCTCGAGTGGTCATCAACGAACGCACAGGGACCATTGTAATGGGTGCAAACATCGCCATCGATGAAGTGGCAATTTCCCAACAAGGCCTTTCCATCCAAATCGCCAATCGCGACAAAGCCCGGTATTTTTTTCCCATCCAAGATGATGGCAAAGGTGAGTCTGTTTTTGTTCTCAAAGAAACCACTCAAGTTTCGGATGTGGTGGGGGCTTTAAACAAAGTAGGAGCCTCTACAAAGGATATTATCTCCATTTTGGAAGCTTTAAAAAAACAAGGGGCATTAAAAGCAGAACTTGTGATCCAGTAATTGGGATTTCTGCCGATACATTTAGTAGACATAATATGGACATTCATAAAATCCAAGACTACTCAGGAAGGCTAAGCCGATCCAAAGACGAATCCATCCTAAATCGGATGAAGTCGTTATCTGACCCAAAAGGGAAAGAAACAAACGGTAAAAATAGTTCGGAATTCCAAAATTTACTCGAGAGCCATGAAGAACTTATGGGTAGGGTAAGTTCCTCTTCTTTAAAAGTGTCACAAAATATCCGTGAGGAGATTACAGCTGACCCTTACCGAAAAAAACTCTATGATGCCTCTGTCGAATTTGAGTCGGTATTCGTGAAGATGATGTTAAAGGAAATGAAAAACACCATCCACAAAGAAAAACTCATCGATGGTGGTTATGCGGAAGAGATTTTTGAAGATATGTTATACGACGAGTATGCAAAAAATATCTC
The sequence above is a segment of the Leptospira sp. WS39.C2 genome. Coding sequences within it:
- a CDS encoding rod-binding protein, which encodes MDIHKIQDYSGRLSRSKDESILNRMKSLSDPKGKETNGKNSSEFQNLLESHEELMGRVSSSSLKVSQNIREEITADPYRKKLYDASVEFESVFVKMMLKEMKNTIHKEKLIDGGYAEEIFEDMLYDEYAKNISQNESMGLAEEIYKQMSASLPPIKSKPYL